The sequence below is a genomic window from Anaerocolumna chitinilytica.
GATATTACTGCTGCCATCCTTTAATGTACTCCCTTCCTTCGGTGTATGGGTGGTCTCAAAGCGTTCCGGATAAGGATTGGTTAATTCTCTTATCTGTACCAGCTTTTCTCTTCGTATAATTTCCTGCTCTGTTAACATAGTCTCCTCTTTTCTGGGTGTTTCCCTGATATTTTTATACATTCATAATGTTGTATTAATACATTTAGATCTTAGTTTCTATTTCATCATTATCTCTATAAATTTTTTTTCCCCACAAAAAAAGCCCCCTTCCTTGTTAATTCAAGGACGAGAGCTGCTGCTTCGTGTTACCACCCTGTTTCATTCCTATTTCGCAATAAGAACCTCTACAAGTACGAACGGCAAATTACAATATCTGCTGTTGATACTCTGACGCTGTAATGGGCGCTCCCATCGTAGCCTCAGGTATTAACCAGTCGGTACGCGGCTCCAAGTCTTTTTTTCTATTATGGTTTCTGCACCTCTTCTCAGCATTTTGAGGCTCTCTGTGGCATATGCCGTAATATACTTTTCTCTTCATAGCCTTTGTTTTTCTAATTTTTCAAATGGTAGCATAATTTTTTCTGACTGTCAAGTTAAAATAGAAACCCAAAACACAGAAGGATACCTCGTCTAGTTATACAAAGGTACCCTTTCTCGTATTATAAATTCATTAACATTACTCTGACATTTTCAAAACTATCGATTTCCCGGAAGCCGTTCTCCAGATACATATTCATACTTCCGCGGTAATGAGTTTCAGCAGGAGTGTCCGTTAACACCGGGAATGCAATCACCTGTTCAAATCCCTCTTTTCTGAAATCTTCTACCGCATATTTTAACAGCTGCCTTGCAAGACCCTGTCTGCGGTATTCCGGATGAATCACATAACAAATAGTACATCCGGTCTTTTTTCCTTCCACCAGATGTCCCACATCTTCTGTCAGACGGGGAAATCGGTTAATATCATTAGCACTGCACCAACCAATGCATTTATTACCGTCAAAGGCAAGATAACCTTTCATATTTCCTCTCCTGATATCCTCCAGAGCTTCCGCTTTATTGACCTCTCCGCTTCTTCCCATCCATTCCTCACCACTGCAGTTACAGTAGTAAAATCTGCAAAAGCAAGTCGCCCAATGAGGCGTAAGGCTAAAATCCAGATTACCCAAATATTCTGTAAATATTTCCGCATTGCTTGCATCTAACGGTTTCACCACATAGCTCATAATCGTACCTGCCTTTCTAATACCTGCAAGCTATAGGCTGCAGGTGGCATATCTCTTTTAGTAAAATACTAATTCTTTTCGAATATACATACGTATTGTCAGTATTTTACCAAATACTGCAATCCACCGTCAAGAGACTATCATAAAGCAATGTTTCAACACGAATGCCAGCTTATTCTAATCTATCGGAATGCAGACAGTATCACCTGTCAGCTACACTGATGGCCTCTATTGCCACACTGCCTCCTTTTACTACTTCTATACGGTTCGGAAAGGAATTCTGAAAGAGTTTTATAATAGCATTATTCTTACTCTCCGTCTGTACGCACTCCAGTAAGAGAGTGCTTCTGTCACAGTCAATTACCGCTAACCCATAAATCTTGGAAATACTAAAAACTTCTTCTTTTTCGCTGTCTTTCAGGCTGTTTATCTTCACAAATAATATTTCCTTCATATGAATTGGAATATCGGTGAAATCTACCACTTTTATTACTTCCACGCAGCGGTTCAGCTGTTTTTTTATCTGCTCAAAAGTACTCTCATCACTGGTAACACTAATAGTCATGCGGGATATGGTCTCATCCTCTGTTTCACCAACCGTAAGACTGTCCATGTTATAGGATTTTCCGGAAAAAAGGCCTGATATCTTCGCCAACACACCGATTTCATTCTCCACATAAAGAGAAATCCATCTTTTTTTGATTATATTTTCAATCACTTTGCCCATGTATTTATCCTTTCTGAATATTAGTCTATAACCATTTCGTTAAGAGGCTTGCCTGTAGGTACAATCGGATATACGTTAGCTTCCGGTTCTATGATAAACTCAATCAGAACAGGCGTATTCTTACTCTTACTGGCAATGTCTAAGGCTTCATCAATCTCTTCTGCTGTTTCCACACGTATTCCGATGGCATCATAGCTTTCTGCCAGCTTTACAAAGTCCGGAGAATATTTAGGAGAGCCTTTTATAGCCTCCTTACTGTCACTGGTACAGCTGCTGCTACCACCGCTAGTTCTGGCACTATTTGTGTCCGCACATTCTATACCTTCATTTTCTATGCCTACATTTTCTATATCTGCATTTTCTATGCCTGCATTTTCCGTACCTGCTCCACCTCTGCCTGCATGGCTTCTGCGAGTCGCCAGGCTAGTAAAAGCGTAGCGGCCGCCATAAAACATCTCCTGCCACTGCCGTACATTTCCCAGATAGGAGTTATTGAATACACATAATATCAGGGGAAGTTCCAGGCATACTGCCGTTGCCATCTCCTGAATATTCATCTGCATACCTCCATCGCCGGAGATACAAAGAACCGGGATATCAGGGTTTCCAAGCTTTGCTCCTATGGCTGCCGGAAGACCATATCCCATCGTTCCAAGACCTCCGGAAGTAAGGAGTTTTCTGCTGTGGTCCAGCTCAAGATATTGGGTAGTCCACATCTGATTCTGCCCTACATCGGTGACAACAATAAGATCATCGAATTTTTCATTAATCTTATTGATGATAATCTCAGGTGTCATTCCTTCATATTTTTTCATTCCTAGAGGATTCTCTTCCTTCCAACCCCTAACCTCTTTTGTCCACTCTGACACAGGCAGCCCCTTTGCTTCTTCCAATATTTTTATAATTGCTGTTTTGGCATCTGCTACAATAGGAACGTCAACCTGGATATTTCTTGAGATGGAGGCTGCATCTATATCAATATGGATGATAGCTGCCAGCTTGGCAAATTCCGTTATTTTACCGGTTATTCGGTCATTGAATCTGGTTCCGATAGAAAATAGCACGTCGCACTCACTGATAGCCCTGTTAGCGGCATAATTACCGTGAATTCCGATATTGCCGATATAGAGGGGATGGTTTGTAGGAATCGCTCCTTTCCCCATGATAGTAGTGATGACAGGCATTCCGGTAAGTTCCGCCAGCTTTGTAAACTCTTCCCCGGCACCGGCTATATTTACACCGCCTCCGACTAAGAATACCGGTTTCTTAGCCTGGTTTAATATACTAAGTGCCCTTCTAACCTGCCCAATATGAACTCCGGTGCTGGGTTTATAGCCACGAATGGAGACTTCCTTGGGATAATCGTCACTTCCCATTGCCTGCTGGATATCTTTAGGCAAATCTACGACAACAGGACCTGGTTTTCCGGACTTTGCAATAAAGAAGGCTTCTTTTATAACTTTGGCAAGGTCCTTGCGGTCTCTTACAGTGATGGCGTGCTTACAGATATTTCGGGTAATTCCCACAATGTCCACCTCCTGGAAAGCATCATTTCCAATAAGATGAGTCGGCACCTGCCCGGTAAAACATACCAAGGGTACGCTATCATAATTAGCAGTAGCTATACCGGTTACCAGATTGGTGGCTCCCGGGCCGCTGGTAACAAGACATACTCCGACCTTTCCGGTAGAACGGGCATAGCCGTCCGCCGCATGAATTAATCCCTGCTCATGCCTTGGCAGAATGACCTCAATTCCCTCTGCATCATATAGGGCATCAAATAAGTCGATTACCTGCCCTCCCGGATAAGCAAATAGTGTATTAACACCTTCTTCTCTCAATGCCTTAACAAAAAGCTCTGTTCCTCTTATTTCCATGGTCTTCCTCCTTCTTGACTGCCGGGAACATTTCCCTTATTTTTTATATTTATACATATATCCGTTTCCTGCAGACTTTCTTTCATCTGCAAAAATATTGATAGATGTTTATCTGCTGATTCTTTTGCCGATTTTATATCTTTCCTAACCTCCGGAAAGAAATAAAAAAAGCCCTAAGCTAAAGTTTTAGCTTAGGGCGAATTATTATCCGTGTTACCACCTAAATTCAGAGATAATCTCTGCACTCACACCAATACGGATTCTTTGATAAGATAAAACAAAGAGATCGATACTGTTTCCCGGGTAACGGCGGAAACTTCCGTTGAAGTCTACTAAGGAATAATTCTCATTCCTTTTCGGTTCACTGCTCAAAGGCTACTTCCATACCTCCTGAATGAAGACTTCCACCAAATATCTTCTCTCTGAAATCCGGGTTGAGTATGTACTCCTCCTTGTCACTGCATTTAAACTGTATATTTATTACTCAAGACTTTATCATATACACAAATTCTTGTCAACAGTAATTTACGTTTCATACAGTTGCTATCCTATTTTTCTTTTACCGGAAGCCAGATTTCACTGACATAATCAGGACTGGAAGCATCCCCTTCCGTATAATTTTCAATATCGTAGCCCTGCACCAGTTCATAATTTGCCTGAGGGAGCCACTCACTATATACTCTCTTCCACATATCCTGAATTGCCCCTGGCATAGGGCCTACACAGCGAAAGATTGCCCAAGTGTAGGCAGGAATAGTATAAACCTGAAATCCCTCCGGCACTTCTGATAAAAATTCCTTACAGCAGCCAATTCCATACTCAAATTCTTTTGTTTCATCATCCATGGGCAAGCATATCCCGAGAGCTCCGCATACTTTCTCGTCCAGGCCGCTTTCCA
It includes:
- a CDS encoding GNAT family N-acetyltransferase — protein: MSYVVKPLDASNAEIFTEYLGNLDFSLTPHWATCFCRFYYCNCSGEEWMGRSGEVNKAEALEDIRRGNMKGYLAFDGNKCIGWCSANDINRFPRLTEDVGHLVEGKKTGCTICYVIHPEYRRQGLARQLLKYAVEDFRKEGFEQVIAFPVLTDTPAETHYRGSMNMYLENGFREIDSFENVRVMLMNL
- the ilvN gene encoding acetolactate synthase small subunit, giving the protein MGKVIENIIKKRWISLYVENEIGVLAKISGLFSGKSYNMDSLTVGETEDETISRMTISVTSDESTFEQIKKQLNRCVEVIKVVDFTDIPIHMKEILFVKINSLKDSEKEEVFSISKIYGLAVIDCDRSTLLLECVQTESKNNAIIKLFQNSFPNRIEVVKGGSVAIEAISVADR
- the ilvB gene encoding biosynthetic-type acetolactate synthase large subunit, producing the protein MEIRGTELFVKALREEGVNTLFAYPGGQVIDLFDALYDAEGIEVILPRHEQGLIHAADGYARSTGKVGVCLVTSGPGATNLVTGIATANYDSVPLVCFTGQVPTHLIGNDAFQEVDIVGITRNICKHAITVRDRKDLAKVIKEAFFIAKSGKPGPVVVDLPKDIQQAMGSDDYPKEVSIRGYKPSTGVHIGQVRRALSILNQAKKPVFLVGGGVNIAGAGEEFTKLAELTGMPVITTIMGKGAIPTNHPLYIGNIGIHGNYAANRAISECDVLFSIGTRFNDRITGKITEFAKLAAIIHIDIDAASISRNIQVDVPIVADAKTAIIKILEEAKGLPVSEWTKEVRGWKEENPLGMKKYEGMTPEIIINKINEKFDDLIVVTDVGQNQMWTTQYLELDHSRKLLTSGGLGTMGYGLPAAIGAKLGNPDIPVLCISGDGGMQMNIQEMATAVCLELPLILCVFNNSYLGNVRQWQEMFYGGRYAFTSLATRRSHAGRGGAGTENAGIENADIENVGIENEGIECADTNSARTSGGSSSCTSDSKEAIKGSPKYSPDFVKLAESYDAIGIRVETAEEIDEALDIASKSKNTPVLIEFIIEPEANVYPIVPTGKPLNEMVID